TGAGATGGCAGGAACCGCGCAGGAGTTGAGCGAAGCTATAATCATAAACCCCAATGACTTGGAGTACACTTCACGGGCACTCGAAACCGCCCTTGCCATGACTAAAACAGAGCAGAAAAGACGGATGAAGGCGATGCAGAACCGTCTCAGCAGATACGATATCAGGACATGGACGGCGGACTTCATGGAGAGACTTGATGAAACAAAGGAAAGGCAACTTAAGATGTTTGCCCGAAGATTCAGTCGGGAAATGACAGGCGAACTGATTGAAAAATACAGGGCGAGCAAAAAGTGTCTTTTCCTGCTTGATTACGACGGTTCTCTCGTTTCCTTCAAGAATAATCCGCAGGATGCGAAACCTGACCCGGAAATCTACTCCGCGCTTAAGGAACTTTCCTCGATGGAGAAAAACGAGCTTGTCATCATAAGCGGCAGAGACAGAAGGACTCTTGCCAACTGGCTCGGGGGTGTGACAGACGGTCTTGCGGCCGAACACGGTCTTTGGATAAGACGCGGAAAGTGGAAGATGTCCGATATTGCTCCGGAGGGATGGAAGGAAGAAATAAGACCCATACTGGAAATCTTCGTCGACAGGACTCCGGGGTCGCTTATCGAGGAGAAAAATTTTTCCTTGGCTTGGCACTACAGGAAGGTTGACCCGGCACTCTCAATCGTGAGAGTGGGGGAGCTTAAGGATATGCTCTCGCACATAACGGCGAATCTTGAGATCGGCGTGTTGGAAGGAAATAAGGTCGTGGAGATCAAAGGTTCTTTTATAAACAAAGGTAAGGCGGCTACTCAGTGGATAAAAGCGAAAAAATGGGACCTTATAATATCTATAGGAGACGACTGGACGGATGAGGACATTTTTGAGCAGCTTCCCGAAGATGCCTATTCCATAAAGGTTGGTTTCGGACCGTCAAAAGCCAAGTACAGGGTCCGCTCGACCACCGAGGCGAGAAACCTTCTGTTTTCGTTGATAGAGGCTACCCGAGAGATGGAGGGTTTACCTTCTGAAACCATAAAGAGCAGGAGGCGGAAATAATGGAGTTTATAGAGATTGCCGGCACGGAAATCAATTCGTCGAGAATAGGTCTTGGTACTTGGGCGATGGGAGGGTGGCTCTGGGGAGGAAGCGACAGGAAAGAATGCGTGAGAACGATATACAAGGCGTTTGACAACGGGGTGAATCTGATTGACACAGCTCCTATCTATGGCTTCGGTCTTTCAGAAGAAATTGTGGGGGAAGCGGTTTCTCAAAGCGGAATGAGAGATGAACTGATAATCGCGACGAAAGTAGGGCTTGAGTGGGATAGGGGAGGAATATTCAGAAATTCCCTCCCGGAGAGGATACGCAAGGAGATTGACGATTCCCTTAGAAGACTGCGCACCGACCGGATAGATCTTTACCAGATTCACTGGCCCGATCCCCTTGTCCCTGTTGAGGAAACCGCGCAAGCCATAGCGGAACTCATTGAAAGTGGAAAGGTAAGAGCTGTCGGAGTAAGCAACTATTCGGTTGAGCAGATGGAGATTTTCCGTTCCGTCTGCCCGCTTAACTCGAGTCAGCCTCCTTACAATCTTTTCGAAAGAGGGATCGAGGAAGACGTACTTCCCTGGTGTGAGGAGCACGGAGTTACCATGCTTCTCTACGGGGCTTTGTGCAGAGGACTTCTGGGTGGAAAGCTAAAAAGTGACTCGGAGTTTCCGGGAGACGACATAAGAAATTTTGACCCCAAGTTTCGAAAGCCGGTCTATGATAATTATCTTGGCGCTGTTGAAAAGCTGGGAGAGCTTGCCTCCGAGCGTTTCGGAAAGAACGTGCTTGAACTTTCAGTAAGGTGGGTTCTCGATAAATGCGAAAACGACATCACTCTCTGGGGAGCTAGACGCCCAAGGCAGCTCGATGATCTCGCGGGCACCGTAGGGTGGATCATAGACGATAATTCTATGAATGAAATAGACGCAATACTTGATACTTTCGTCCCGAATCCCATAGGTCCGGAATTCATGGCTCCCGGTCCAAGACCTTTTTAAGCAAAGCTCTTTATGTCTTCAAGGCGGATTTCTGAGACACTTTTTCTAAATATGTCGGCCTGAGGGTAGTCTTCTGGGACTATTCTCGGGTCGGGCACTGCGATACAGCGCATGCCGGCCTCTTTTGCTGACACAATGCCGTTTATGGAATCTTCAATCGCAACGCATTCTTCGGGACTGACCCCGAGACATCTTGCGGTTTCAAGGTATATGTCGGGGTGAGGTTTTCCTCTTTCCACGCAGTCTCCCGAAACTTTTATTCTGAAAGTGTCCGAAAGAGAGAATTTTTTAAGAACAAACTCTATTACTTTCATCGGGGAGCCCGAAGCGAGAGCCATTTTTACGTGTCTCTCCGCGCTTAGAGTTTCAAGGATTTCGGGAATTCCCTCGACGAGTTTGAGTTCCTTTTCGTAAAGTTCGAGAAGGATATTAAGACGGGTGCGGAGAATTTCCTCTGGGGATTCATCAAGGCCAAAAGTTTCTTTTAGAAGTTTTACGGAGTCTTTCTGATTAAGACCCATTATCTTCTTTCTGTATTCTTTTCTGTAATCTTTATTGCCCGCAAACCCCTTTTGCTTGAGCATAATAGACTCGCTTTTCTCCCAGAGGGGTTCGCTGTCTATTATGACTCCATCCATATCAAATATGACTGCTTTTATCAATGGACCGGATAGGTGTTGGAGAACTGCCTTCCTCATTGCGGAAGGCAGTTAACCGGAGGATTGAGGCAATCTCACAAAATGCTGGTTTTTTCCTAGAGCAGATCTTTTATCTTCTCTTCCAGAGACTTCTTGTAAGCATCAAGATCGATCTGGATTCTGGAAACGCCGGTTTCCATCGCGGCCTGCGCGACCGCGGCTGACTCCCATACCAAAACCCTGGGATCAAATGGCTTCGGGACTATGTAGTCCGGACCGAACTCAAATTTCTGGTCTCCGTAGGCCCTGGCTACTTTATCCGGTACGGGTTCTTTTGCGAGTGCCGCGAGAGAATATGCTGCTGCAACCTTCATTTCGTCGTTTATTTTTGTTGCTCTTACGTCAAGCGCTCCTCTGAAAATAAAAGGAAATCCCAAAACATTATTCACCTGGTTTGCAAAGTCGGAACGTCCGGTGGCCGTTATTACGTCGCTTCTGGCTTCCTTCGCTTCTACGGGGAGTATCTCGGGATCGGGATTAGCCATGGCGAATATTATAGGATTTTTCGCCATGTTCTTGACGTCTTGCTGATTTATGGCTCCGCCATTTGAAAGTCCGACAAACACATCGGCCCCGACCAGCGCGTCCCCTATGGTCCTTTTGTCCGTATCGACAAGAAATCTTTCTTTCTGGGGATTAAGCCCAGCGTTTCTTCCCTCGTAAATTACGCCCCTGCTGTCGCACATTATTATGTTTTCCCTTTTTGCTCCGAGGGCTATGAAGAACTCTGCGCATGCGATTGCGGACGCTCCGGCGCCGTTAAAGGCCATTTTGAGCTCGCTCATCTTTTTCCCGGTAATCTCACAGGCGTTAAGAAGTCCAGCACCCGATATTATAGCGGTTCCGTGCTGATCGTCGTGAAAGACGGGTATGTCCATCTCTTCTTTCAGCTTATCTTCTATGTAGAAGCATTCGGGGGCTTTTATATCCTCAAGGTTAATACCGCCGAAAGTGGGCTCAAGGTATTTTACGGTCTTTATGAATTCGTCGGGGTCATCGGTATCTATTTCAATGTCGTAGGCATCAACATCCGCGAACTTCTTGAAAAGCACCCCTTTTCCTTCCATTACGGGTTTTCCCGCCAGGGCGCCCAGGTTTCCGAGTCCCAGTATCGCAGTGCCGTTTGAAGCTACCGCGACCAGATTTCCCCTGTTGGTGTATTCATAAGAGAGATCTTTGTCCTTGTCTATTTCCCTGCAGGGTTCGGCGACTCCTGGAGAGTACGCGAGGGAAAGCTCCCATGCCGTGTCACAGGGCTTTGTTGGTACGACTTCAAGTTTTCCTTTTCTGCCGCTTCTATGATATTCAAGAGCGGCTTCCTTCATATTCTTATCGCCTTCGCACATTTCTTGACCGATCCTCCGTCGGGTGTTTTAAAATGAAGAGTTAATTATATACAGAGATAAGTTTTGTGCAATTATGTTTCCAAATCAGCAGCAAGAGCAGGACGGTTGCAAACAGTATCCTGAATCCCCGCTCTCGGAAACCTCGGAACTCCCGTTGCTGGTTACTCCGAAAGTCGAGAACTGTTTTCCGATATTCTCCGAGTCGCAACTCACGCACTTTATGATTTCACCAGAATCAAGTACCAGGACTTCAAATTCATCTCCGCAGTCGTAACATTCGTACTCATATAAAGGCATTCGTACCTCCAGTTAACCGTAAAGAATATGAGACTTCCTGATTTTCATCAAACATAAACTTATATGACAATTTTATTTTTGAAAAATTTTTCTGAAGTTTCTGCATACAGTTTTTTCTGTTATCAGCTTGCAATCGCTCACAGTTTTCTACAAGCAGCTTTTCCAGCAAAGTTCACAAAAATTTTTTTACTTGCCAACGCTGTAATAGGGCATATTTTAATAGCGGGAACTCCGCGTCCCTCATGCCGTTTCCGCTGAGTGCGCATCTGCGTAATTTTATATGGATCTGCCATGTCAGACATAAATGAAGTTGGAACAACCGCATTTGCCGTAGCCTGCTACAGGGAAATGGAACAAAACCGTGAACACCGCGTGTTCAACGACCCGTACGCCCACTGGTTTGTCACGGACGAGATAAGAGAGAAGGTTGACAGGGTAACGAAGATTCTTCCGGAATCGGTTGAAATTCTCCGTTACCGCTTCTGCATACTGGATGAGATCACGAGACGGGAGATTCAAGCCGGCATGAAACAGATTGTCATACTCGGCTGCGGGTTTGACATGCGCTCCCTGGTCTTTGAGACCGAGGGAGTGCGTTTCTGCGATGTTGACCAGCCGTCCCTTCTGGAATTCAAGCGCAAGGTGCTTGAAAGCCGCGGCGTTAAGCCATGCGCAAGCATACCATGCAACTATCTTGAAGCTGACCTGCCGGAAGAACTCATCAAGGCGGGCTTTGACATCAACTCCCCGATATTTTTTCTCTGGGAAGGAAACAGCATGTATCTTCCCCTTGAACTGATCCACAGTTTCTTTGACAGCCTGTGCGCCAGAATTCCTTCGTTCAAAATCGCTTTTGACTACTATCCGTTGAGTGTCATTAACAGGACCCACGAAAACCCTGATGTTGTCAGGGCGACTGACATGTTCCAGAAAACTTTCAACGTGACCTGGGTGACCGGGTTTGATGACCTAAGCGTCTTTGAAAAGCGCCACGGCATGAAGGTAGAGGAGTCAACGGAACTGCTTGAGGTCGGGAAACAGGTCGCTCCGGAAGCCGTAGATTCGGTCGCCCCCCTTGTCGGCGCGTACAGCTACGGAATCCTGAGCTACGGAGGCGCGTAATCCGAGATGTATACGATTCTGGGAGTTCACGTTGTTTTTCCTCTGACTGCGCAACGCGGGTCCGAAACATGCTGCGCCTCGGGTTCTTCCACCATTTTTTCGTCAATTGTATTGGAAAATGTAATGCTTCTAGAATAAAAGTACTACAAAACAGCTAAAGCACTTTCATTTCTGACTATAGCAAGGTTAAACTGCATACTGCAATGTAACGGGAGGCGATATGATGACAGAATCTTCCATAGCGAAAAAGGGACAGACGACTTTGCCGAAACCTGTTCGTGAATTTCTTGGTCTGCGGGCCGGAGACAAGATCCGTTATTTCATTGCTGACGGTGGAGTGCGTATTATGCCCGTGCGGAGCGTTAAACGACTGTGCGGAGCACTGCAATACGATGGTCCTGCGGTTACCCTTGAGGAGATGGAGCAGGCTATCGCGGATGGAGCGTGTGAGGGAAATGGCGCGGATGCTCCTGGAATCGCTCACGACTGAGAGCCCCGGTTATATTTCGGAAATTGTCACGGCTTGAGGGTGTTTCCCTGTTAGACGACTGTGTAGCCTGAGCGGCCCCACAGAGTTTTCTCAGGAGAATTTATCGTCGGCTAAAACCTTTTCCAGAAATCTATCCCCACCGCGTCAAGTATTTTCTGACCATAGATATTTAAGTAGTGAATCTCGTTTGAAAACATCATTATTCCTATGATTACAAGTCCCGAGCCTATTGCGTACTTATAATACGGGTAATACCTTCTGACGCCGCTAAAAGATATCATGGCGCTGTTAAACGCAAGACCGACCAGCATGAACGGTATGCCGATCCCGAGTGAATAAACCGCGAGCAGCCCAACCGCGTTTAGCGTTCCTTCCACTGTGCTTGCGTAGAGGAGTATGGATCCGAGAATAGGTCCTACGCAAGGCGTCCAGCCAAAACCG
The nucleotide sequence above comes from Candidatus Dadabacteria bacterium. Encoded proteins:
- a CDS encoding aldo/keto reductase; amino-acid sequence: MEFIEIAGTEINSSRIGLGTWAMGGWLWGGSDRKECVRTIYKAFDNGVNLIDTAPIYGFGLSEEIVGEAVSQSGMRDELIIATKVGLEWDRGGIFRNSLPERIRKEIDDSLRRLRTDRIDLYQIHWPDPLVPVEETAQAIAELIESGKVRAVGVSNYSVEQMEIFRSVCPLNSSQPPYNLFERGIEEDVLPWCEEHGVTMLLYGALCRGLLGGKLKSDSEFPGDDIRNFDPKFRKPVYDNYLGAVEKLGELASERFGKNVLELSVRWVLDKCENDITLWGARRPRQLDDLAGTVGWIIDDNSMNEIDAILDTFVPNPIGPEFMAPGPRPF
- a CDS encoding HAD family phosphatase, whose amino-acid sequence is MRKAVLQHLSGPLIKAVIFDMDGVIIDSEPLWEKSESIMLKQKGFAGNKDYRKEYRKKIMGLNQKDSVKLLKETFGLDESPEEILRTRLNILLELYEKELKLVEGIPEILETLSAERHVKMALASGSPMKVIEFVLKKFSLSDTFRIKVSGDCVERGKPHPDIYLETARCLGVSPEECVAIEDSINGIVSAKEAGMRCIAVPDPRIVPEDYPQADIFRKSVSEIRLEDIKSFA
- a CDS encoding malate dehydrogenase, which gives rise to MCEGDKNMKEAALEYHRSGRKGKLEVVPTKPCDTAWELSLAYSPGVAEPCREIDKDKDLSYEYTNRGNLVAVASNGTAILGLGNLGALAGKPVMEGKGVLFKKFADVDAYDIEIDTDDPDEFIKTVKYLEPTFGGINLEDIKAPECFYIEDKLKEEMDIPVFHDDQHGTAIISGAGLLNACEITGKKMSELKMAFNGAGASAIACAEFFIALGAKRENIIMCDSRGVIYEGRNAGLNPQKERFLVDTDKRTIGDALVGADVFVGLSNGGAINQQDVKNMAKNPIIFAMANPDPEILPVEAKEARSDVITATGRSDFANQVNNVLGFPFIFRGALDVRATKINDEMKVAAAYSLAALAKEPVPDKVARAYGDQKFEFGPDYIVPKPFDPRVLVWESAAVAQAAMETGVSRIQIDLDAYKKSLEEKIKDLL
- a CDS encoding zinc ribbon domain-containing protein; translated protein: MPLYEYECYDCGDEFEVLVLDSGEIIKCVSCDSENIGKQFSTFGVTSNGSSEVSESGDSGYCLQPSCSCC
- a CDS encoding SAM-dependent methyltransferase, encoding MSDINEVGTTAFAVACYREMEQNREHRVFNDPYAHWFVTDEIREKVDRVTKILPESVEILRYRFCILDEITRREIQAGMKQIVILGCGFDMRSLVFETEGVRFCDVDQPSLLEFKRKVLESRGVKPCASIPCNYLEADLPEELIKAGFDINSPIFFLWEGNSMYLPLELIHSFFDSLCARIPSFKIAFDYYPLSVINRTHENPDVVRATDMFQKTFNVTWVTGFDDLSVFEKRHGMKVEESTELLEVGKQVAPEAVDSVAPLVGAYSYGILSYGGA
- a CDS encoding type II toxin-antitoxin system PrlF family antitoxin — translated: MMTESSIAKKGQTTLPKPVREFLGLRAGDKIRYFIADGGVRIMPVRSVKRLCGALQYDGPAVTLEEMEQAIADGACEGNGADAPGIAHD